The DNA region CGATATAGGAATTGTAAATAACTGAGTCTTATGTGAAGAcactttttcaaaagaatgCTTAATTATTTGTGTAAACAACCTtgccatttctctttctctctctctctctctctctctctttctcgcttacTCTTTATATCGAAGAAACTTTCTTCGACTTAACCTTACTTTGCTTTGTGTCGTCTGCTTGTTACTGCCGAAGCACTCCGAATGACGTCGTGTTACTCCGTGGAATACGAACGAAATGGCGCGTTCGAGTAAACACAAGAACATTTCAATGATctttagaatatttcttaatcGTTGCTGGTGTCATCAAGAATTGTTATCTTTACGAAGATTAATGGAAACTTTATGCGATGTTTCAATAATTAGACGTAACacgtaaaataatgatttcgaTCCTACTATTTGTTCAttgtttcttcgaaagaattcacgtatttgtttatttatttatttataaatattaattcaattaaagaACGTTCGATCTGTGATAATTTTTCCTCCCAACAAAGTTTTCTAATAGCTAACAAATACGAATGTtggaaaagtattttttttttttttataattgtaatttttttataatgtataattttttcctATGCTTCTTTCTATTAAAACAAGATATTTCTAATACAATTACGAAATAGTGAGCTATCACGAGTCAAAGAATATGTTACAATCACGTGAGGTTAAAAGGACAAGAGAAATATTCTCTAAAGATAactttagatttctttttatcaaagttGGATGATATCAGCCGACCTTATGAGCTCAATGAGAATaacataacaataataatatagggAGATATAGacttttagatattttaatatcacataATGTTGTTCTTCCTGCAATAATCACTTCTGATTATTTACGTGCATTGCActacttttttaataagtttatgataattatcaatgaatatcagtattcgtaataatcttttaaagtctgatattaaaataagtatatttatttttaattttgataatactagagaaaagtaaagcgcattattaaatacatatacacgtatgcgtttatgtgcgtatgtgtgttaTAAACCAATAGTATAAGATCGTCCATTTGGATTATGAATTGATCCTATAATTGGTTCACTGATACACCACTCGTACCAAACATTTTTGGCATTGCATCGGCGCCAAAAATGCAATACTATTTTGTTCCCCTTTTTCAACTGAATAGATTCCTAAtgtgcgatatatatatatatatattgttaacttcttatgattattaaatataaaaatatataaaagaataacagTTCTGAGcattgcaataataataaatatgtcaatatttttttagtcaAACTCACCTttataggaaagaaaataggaaaccAGCTAAACATTTCAGGACTGTGTGTACTAGGTTCTATacttaatgtaatattatcatataagaTTGCTTTGAAATAACCAGAAAATCCATGAAGTATGGAATCTTGTTCAACATCAAAAGTCTTCACCTCGTATctgttattatcaataatttcatcTATAACAAAGAtattcattattgttattatcattaatatacatttatccgAAGGTAtctctattaattttaaattatcatttacCTTTATTTGGATGTTTAAACTTAAATAAAGGTTGTGGCTTTGCTATGTCATACTTATTTTGTAAATGAACTACATATGGTGTCTCGAAATTTACAAGAGGATGTTTGTCCTTATCTTTACATTGTCGTacttcattatataatttagatgATTGTACAGGACCAATATACGAAGTATATGAACATGGAATACTGATTCCATCAtctgaatattatttaaaatatgacATTTATCATGTAATCAACTCATTTTTATCCAAGAAGAGATTacatcatatttaatatttgtataccTTTCAAAAATCGTTGAACACCATCCAAACATTCAGGAGAAAGTTCATTATCTCCAAAAGATCCAAGTAATTCAGATATAAGAATATCTGCTTGTTCTGGAGCACACCAGTCTCTCATGTCACATGATACTACGCTTACTTTGTCTCCCCACATATCTCCCTGAAGAGCTTGCAGGctttgaaaataagaaaatttgtcaATTTTTCTACATACTTTtttaagttataaaaaaatattcgtttaccAAATAAAATCTTACGTATTGACAGCATTTGGATTTTTCTCAACTGCATATACTTTAATTTCTTGATTTGTCAACTTGGCAGCATTTAATGCAGCACGCACAAGTGGTCCTCTTCCAGCTCCCACAACCATGATTATCCTGtaatatgcacatatatacactaaCACCGAGTTCATACATCATCTACAAATGATACATACAATTTATCAAGTttagtttctcttttcaaatttatatttattattgcttGAACTATAGCAGCTTGATACTGAGTATACTTTATAGgatctttttcaaatatttcatatgtcTGTGACTCGAGATTATCCATCAATGGTTGTAGGGGACATTGCAGATAATCTTCGTAACCGCGAGCAAATCGTTCAACAGGCCCATCTATTTGACAAttctatacaaaaatatattattatatttagaatgtgatatttatattatattttacttaaaagTATATGTTACCTTCCATAAATAGTCCAAGTAATTATGATAAAGTGTAATGCTACTATATCGGTTTGCTCCTGTCAATATAAATTGTACTTCCAACATAGcaaatttctttatcaatatttGATGTGCTTTACTTAGCACAGGATATCCCTTTTTATTAGTTATAAATAAAGTCGTTGGCAGTAT from Vespula pensylvanica isolate Volc-1 chromosome 12, ASM1446617v1, whole genome shotgun sequence includes:
- the LOC122633486 gene encoding protein arginine N-methyltransferase 5; its protein translation is MTNQRPISCGLDLCSVPDLSNCLFAATSSRFEFICIPLVHPLFKREFISGVVKNRPGPLTRPDLVLCTSDWNNLIIGKISSHIKVDAKDLNYRKNSEETLNQELSLASHLGLAGITLKLIGGIEKNINLARIINDKLSATCNFQIWVQIPMENPLKQALSYREEENIMVENTWEWWNGFRTVCDYDKKLAIALIVSHDLPESEEIDRWLGEPVRCLILPTTLFITNKKGYPVLSKAHQILIKKFAMLEVQFILTGANRYSSITLYHNYLDYLWKNCQIDGPVERFARGYEDYLQCPLQPLMDNLESQTYEIFEKDPIKYTQYQAAIVQAIININLKRETKLDKLIIMVVGAGRGPLVRAALNAAKLTNQEIKVYAVEKNPNAVNTLQALQGDMWGDKVSVVSCDMRDWCAPEQADILISELLGSFGDNELSPECLDGVQRFLKDDGISIPCSYTSYIGPVQSSKLYNEVRQCKDKDKHPLVNFETPYVVHLQNKYDIAKPQPLFKFKHPNKDEIIDNNRYEVKTFDVEQDSILHGFSGYFKAILYDNITLSIEPSTHSPEMFSWFPIFFPIKESIQLKKGNKIVLHFWRRCNAKNVWYEWCISEPIIGSIHNPNGRSYTIGL